CGTGCAATATAAGTTCATTTCTGCTGAACATACAATAGAATATTGCTTTAGGCTCACGCTTACATTTTCCTTGTTTTTATAAAATCTGGTTACATTTGTAGCACAGTATTGAAATTCCAAAGAATGAAAAAAGTTACACTGTTAATCTGTCTGTTTTTCTACATTTTCCGGGGATTAGGACAATCGCTCAGTTCTGTGAATGTTCTAGGAAATCGCTTTGTAGCAGACAATAGCACTCATTTATACAAGACACAAGACTCCAAATTCCTTGTCTTTGGTGCTTCTGCAAATTTGGGTGTAATTTATGCAGACTTTGTACAAGGTGCTACCAAGCAACTCTTCTTCCATTCTAATAATCCGGACTTGCCAATCAGTGAATTGCAAGGAGCAGGAGGTGTTGCAGAAGATGATACGACTTTTGTTGTGATAGGGCAATTTGAATATCCTGATGAAAATGCACAATTAGTGGTAGTAAAGGCTACCGAAAGCGGAACGGTGTTGTGGGCAAACAAACTGGCTTCTGCTACAAATGATTTTGCAGACAAGATAATCAAATGCCAAAATGGTGATTATTTAATTTCTCTGTTTGTGGACAGAAGAGCAGACAATTTTGGAAATCAAATTGCAGGCAGTGCTGTTTTAAGAATAGATAAAGATGGAAATCTGTTATGGTATGCGAATGTTGACCAAAGGGCAGAAGCGAACTCACAAGTATTGTCTTTACATGAATTAACAAGTGGCAATATTGTGGTTGTACAAAATTTCTCAGAGCAACTTGCACTTATCAAGTTCAACGCTGATGGAGATAGTCTAAACAGTGTGCTTTCTTCGGATTCACTTTTCCCAACAGCCGCTGCATTGATGCCTGATGGACAAGGTTTATTTGTTACCACTGCTACAACTGCTTTACTTTCTATTGATACATCCTTTAGTGTCAATGCTTTTGTTAAATACAATCATACCAATATCAACGAGTTCTCTTCTGTGCTGAGCGTCAACGACAGTACTTTAGCAATTGGAGGAAAATACCTCAATGAAGTCTGTATTTTGAATGTTAACAATACTTCTTTGTCAGTCAGGAATTTGTATCACCATAGTTTTTTCCCTTATGCAGGTGCAGACCTTCAGGGTATGTTTGTGCTTGAAGACACTTTTTACAGCTTGTTATCCAATGGTTTTGCACTGAGTCGTCATGATGCAGACTTGGGACATGATTGTTTTGATAAGGTTACAGGCAACTTGGTGAGTACTGTTCCTCAATCTCACCCCTCTTTTGGTTTGGGAACCCAATATGAAAGCTCTCATCCTACCTTTGGTCAGCTTTTGGGTATTTATACCAATATGAAACAAGATATACAACCCAGCGCAAACTGTTTGAACTATGATTTGAGCATTCGTACAGAGTATTTGCGATATGAAAATAGTTGTAGAAATATTTTACTCAAATACTATGTGTTCAATCACGGAATTGCACCTATTACAAGTTTTGATATCACTACTTATTTTTCTGATACGACAATCACTAAAAGCTATACACTTTCAAATCCAATTACAGGGAAAACCGGTGTGTATATTGATTATGGAGAATATTATATCGACCCCGGAGATTATAGGTTGAGCTATATAGTGTCTAAACCTAATGGGATGACCGATGAATATTCTTACAATGACTCTTTTTATACTGACTATAAAACCATCCCCAATGTAACCATTGGTATAAATGCTTATGACAGTATTTGTACTAATGCCCTCAATGTGTTTACAACCACTGGTCCCGAGGGTACTTTCTCTTTGCTTCGCAATAACAATATTATTTTGCAAGGTGTAACACATACTTATAGTACAACTGCGGGTGGAGGTTTGTATCAATTTATGTATGTAAATGCCAAAGGATGTCAATTCTATTCCGACAGTTTTTTTGTAAAAGAACTTGCATTGCCTCCTACACCTTCGTTGACAACGAGTCATGACACATTGTTCACAGATGGTGTTCCCTCGCTCTATTGGTATTTTAATAATAATCTGCTGGATTCATTCTCGGCATTTTTCCTTTATCGAGGCACAGGCAATTACAAAGTTGTATCAATCAATCAGTCGGGATGTGCAGCACAAAATGAGTTATTAGATTTAGTGTTGAACACTCAGTTTAACACAGTTCCTGCACCTTTTTATTTTGCAAATAACACATTGTTTTGGCAAAGCAAATCGGATGCAACCGTTGCCCTTTATAGCTTGGATGGCAGAAAATTAGAAGAGTTTAATATTTATGCACAAACACCGAGAGTTACCATACAAAAACCTGTTGGAGTATATTTTCTTGTAATACAATCGGAGAGAAGTTGGTTTACTACAAAGATTTTAGTACAAGAATAACATGAATTGGATACTTATCATCATAGCCGGTTTGTTTGAAGTCGGTTTTGCATCTTGCTTAGGAAAAGCAAAAGAAACTACCGGTATGGAGTCTTTTTGGTGGCACACCGGATTTGTTGTGTCACTTACTATCAGTATGGTGCTATTGGTCAAAGCTACTCAAACATTGCCTATCGGTACAGCGTATGCGGTATGGACAGGTATTGGTGCAGTAGGAACGGTATTGGTCGGGATTTTTGTATTTGATGAACCCACCGACTTTTGGCGATTGTTTTTCTTAGTAACCCTGATAGCTTCTTTAATTGGTTTGAAAATAGTCTCGCACTGAGTATCACAAAACCTCTACATTTGTTGCGCTGATGGCACATCAAAATAAAGACAACTTAGTAATTTATGGCATTCATCCTGTTGAGGAAGCATTAGAAAACCCGGACAATGTCGAGAAGGTTTTTGTGAAAGATGACATTTCCGGACAGGGAATCAAAGAGTTGATTAAAAAAAGTAGAGGATTAAAAATCCCGTGCTTTATTGTCCCTGCTCAAAAACTTGATAGAATAGCCGGAACTCGTAACCATCAAGGTGTGGTAGCCTATATTAGCCCTGTATCTTATGGAGATATAGAAAATTTAATTCCATCAATTATTGAGCAAGGTATTGCACCTAAGATTATGGTTTTGGATAGTGTAACAGATGTTAGAAATTTTGGCGCCATTGCCAGAACTGCCCTTTTCTTAGGGTTTCATGCTTTGGTTATTCCTGCAAGAGGTAATGCAAGATTCAATGACGAAGCGGTAAAAGCATCTGCCGGTGCGCTTTTAAAAATACCCGTTTGTAGAACTCATGTACTCAAACAAGCTGTGTTTTTTATGAAACATTCCGGTTTGAGAATAATTGGAGCCTCAGAAAAAGGAGATAAATTAGCATGGCAATCAGACTTGAGTGCTCCGGTCGCATTGGTAATGGGGGCAGAGGATGAGGGGATTTCTAGCTCCATTCTTAAACTTTGTGATGAACTTGTGCAAATACCAAGGTCGGGTGATTTGGACAGTTTAAATGTCTCTGTTGCTGCCGGAATTTTAGCATACGAAGTATTCAAACAATCTCAATAAATGCAGCAGTCTCCTTTAGTATCGGTGCTCATGCCTGTTTACAATGGGGAAAGGTTTGTTGCTGAAGCCATACAATCTGTGCTCAATCAAACATATCAGAATTTTGAGTTGATGGTTTGTAATGATGGCTCAAATGACGATACTGATAGAGTGATTCAGTCTTTCGTTGACAAGCGTATCCAAACCTTGAATCATTCTCAAAGATTAGGTATTCCTGCTACTCGCAATGAATTACTGAACAAAGCCAAAGGCGAATTTGTGGCTTGGCTTGATGCGGATGATTTTTCTTTGCCTCAACGGTTGCAAAAACAAGTTGAGTTTCTTTCTCACAATGCTGAATTTAGTGCGTGTTTCACGGATGTTAAAATTGTAGATAAGAAAAGCAGTAAGTATATTCAACTGCCCAATCAACCACTTTTGTTTAAGAACTTGTTGTTCTATAAACAGCCATTCTTTTTTAGCTCTTGTATGGCAAGAAGATACGCAGATATCGGCTTTGCCCCCAATTTAAAAAGAACTCAGGATTTTGGTTATATATGGGAACTTGCGCATAAAGGAAGTTTGGGAATTGTGCAACAAACATTAACCGTTCATAAATTGATTGACTCGGATGCCAAGCCTGATTTTGCTAATGGAGAAATTGAGAGTATAGATACCCAAGTAAAAAAGTTGGAAGATATAGGGGTGCAATTTGATAAGGTTCAAGTTGTGGCTCTGAATAAATTTTTAAGAGATATAAGAGCCTGTAATAAGAATGAAGCCAATCTTGCACTTGCTTTAATGCAAAAAGTATATCTGTCCAATGAACTTTTAAAACAAGGATTGAATAAGCAATACCTCAAAGCAATTTATGTATATTATGTGTTGAAGTCGGTGTATTTCCATTCAATAGGGCATCTCTTTAAGCTCAGGTTCGCACCCCTCCAATTAATCATAACATTGATAAGAATGAGGATGTAACAGACTCTTAAAAGGTTTTTTACGTTCACAATTCATATTAGTAAAATGCAACAGTCTCAATATATTTGCCACACTTAAAGATGCATAATTTCTTAAAATCACTTTGTTTGTTATTGTTGTTTTCTTTTGGGGTTCATTCTCTAATATATTCTCAAACACCCGGAGGAAAATCACGCGCACAACAAAAACGATTTACGCAAGAACCGCATTTGCCGGTAGTACAATTAGAGTTCAACTATGCCTACTTTCAACCGTTTGGATTATTAAATCAACGATATGGGTATTTCAGCGGATTTGGTGCAGGAGTAAGTTATCGTTGGGAAAATAAATGGATGGTGGGCTATAATTTTAGTGCAATTTGGGGTGGTGGTGTAAAAGAGAATACAGCTCTGGACTCTATTATAGGTCCTTCGGGAAGTTTGATTGACAACAATGGAAATCTTGCGATTGTCAGACTCTTTTCAAGAGGGTATCATACTGATGCTTATGTGGGCTATTTACTTACCACCAAGAAGAAGAACCCAAACTCAGGTTTCGTTTTTAAAGCAGGTTTTGGATACTTGGAGCATAAAATCAAATACCATCATACCATCAATATAATGCCTCAGTTACAAGATGGAATGTACAAGGGTTATGATAGACTTACCAGTGGGGTTATGCTCACGCAGTTTATAGGATACCAATACAGCTCTTATCTTAAACGGGTTCATTTTTGGGGAGGTTTTGAGTTGACGGAAGGGTTTACCAAGAATCGCAGAAAATTCAATTATGACACCCGGCAATTTGACACCAAACTTCGAATTGATAATATGATTGCATTTAGAATTGGTTTTATGATTCCAATGTTTCAATACGGAAAAGGAGAAAAAGAGGGGTCAGAGATATATTTTGATTAACATGTTTGGGATATTTTATAGAATCGGGATTGAACTGTATTTTTTGCTGGTACGTATCGTTTCGTTTTCTAACAAAAAAGCATCCTTGTTTATCAAAGGCAGGCAATCTATATTCTCTACACTTGCAACCTTAGAACCAAAAACATATCGCAGGATATGGTTTCACTGTGCTTCCTTAGGTGAATTTGAGCAAGCTAAACCGATAATAGAGCAACTCAAAACACAACAGCCTCATATTTTTATTGCAGTTTCTTTTTTCTCTCCGTCCGGTTTTGAACCCTCCAAAAATTATCAGCATGCAGATTGGGTTGGATACATCCCTAAGGATACATCCCGCAATGCCAATAGGATTATTAGCTTGCTGCAACCGGATTGTGTTGTTTTTGTGAAGTATGAAATCTGGTATTTTCTACTCAGAGAACTCCACAAACAAAAGATAGCAACCTATTTAGTTTCTGCAAAATTTAGAAAAGGAGGCTTGCTTAACCCATACATAAAATCCTTTTTCTTGCCTTTGCTCAAGGGTATTAAAAAAATCTATTTACAGGATGTCGGTTCGTACCAAATATTGAAAGATGAAGGATTGAAACAAATTGAAATTTCGGGAGATACCAGAGTGGATAGGGTGATAGCGTTGGCAGCGCAAGAGTTTGATACAACGCAATTTGAAAAATTTGTACAACACTCAAAGGTTTTGATTGGAGGAAGCACCTGGCAACAAGAAGAGGATTTGTTGTTTGAAGCTATGCAAACATTACCGGAGTTCATAAAATTAATTATTGCTCCGCATGATATAAAACGAAGTAAAGATATTGCACACAAGTTTGAAAAATTTGGCGTGGCTTTATTATCACAATGGCAGCCGGATGGTCAAGTCAGAGTAGTCATTGTGGACAGTATTGGGCAGTTGTCAAAGCTGTATAGAATAGCCAATATTGCATTTATAGGCGGGGGATTTAATAATAGCTTGCATAATATTTATGAACCTGCTGTGTATGGTATTCCTGTTTTGTATGGAAATAATACACCCAAATTCCCGGAAGCGGATTTGTTTTATAAGAATGGAATGGGGTTTCCTATAAGAACAGCCGGAGAACTTTACAAGCTCACCTTGTCATTAGATGATTTTTACAAAACAGTAAAAAGCAAGTCCGCTCAATTCTTTGAGAACAATAGGGGAGTCTGCACCACAATCTCTACGGAGTTGTTACAATAAGTATCAGTATAGAAAATATCTAACTATGGTAAAATCATCACATTTGCCTACTTTTGCAAGACGTTATAAATAGCACAAAACAAGTATGGAATTAACAGGTAAAATCATCAAAATACTTCCTATGCAGACAGGTACAGGAAAAAATGGCGAATGGAGAAAACAAGAGTTTGTCATTGAAATACCGGGCACTTATCCTAAAAAAGTTGCATTGTCAGCATGGAACGAGAAAGCACAAGATGTTCAGTCAATTGGATTAGGTCAAGAAATTAAAGCTCAAATAGATATAGAATCAAGAGAGTATAATGAAAGATGGTACACCGATATCAGGGCATGGAAAATTGACAGAGCAAGTGGACAGAATGTAGCTCCTGCTGCAACAAACACCACAACCAATTCCACACCGGCAAATACAAACTCTCCTTTTGATGCAACACCAAGCCAAAATGCAAATCCATTTGGTGATAGTGAACAAAGTCAGGAAGATGACCTGCCTTTCTAAGACATTTATTTAATCTTATTTTCAATAATAGGGAGCATTAAAGCTCCCTTTTTTGTTGTATTGGGAAATATAAAGAAATAGTTCTGTTGACACTGAAAATAAATTAGTTGTCCATAAAGTACCTTATGCTACAATTGCATTATAAATTAAAAAAATACATACTATGAAAAAATTTTATTTTACACAACTGTTTGCAGCAACTTTAATGTTTGTTGCAGTTAACTTTACTTCATGTAAAAAATATGAAGAAGGTCCTTCAATGAGTTTGCGTTCCAAAAAAGCGCGCTTAGCCGGTGAATGGAAATTGGATAAAGTCATTTATAATGGGAAAGATATTACCAGTGAATTTCTGCAATTGATGGGTACGGTTGAACTTAATATTGAGAAAGATGGAACTGCTGAAATGTTTTATGGCACTCAAAGAGATGAAAGTACTTGGGAGTTTAATTCAGGAAAAGACAAAGTAATTTTCACTGATACAAGAGACAAGGAAACAACAACATTGACTATCCTACGCTTGACTAATAGTGAGTTCTTTGCAGAGGAAGTTGACGATAGCGATAAATATCGTTGGGAGTTTAAATCCAAGTAGTATTTCCTTCAGTTGAACAATTCAATGGCGATCTTTCAGGTCGCCATTTTTATTTTTGTACTATGCGAACTATCTATACAGTGGGTCATTCTACACATAGCATAGATGAGTTATTTATTATGTTACAATCTGTTGGTATTGAAACTTTAGTTGATATTAGAAGTCTTCCCGGCTCTAGGAAATTTCCATGGTTTGACAAGGAAAATTTGGAAGTTGTATTACCTCAACATGGTATTGCATATTTGCATTTGTCCGCATTAGGTGGACGAAGAAAAGTCAAAAAGGACTCGCATAATACCCGTTGGCATCATAAAGCTTTTAGAGGTTATGCTGACTATATGGAAACTCCGGAGTTTGTCAATGGAATTCAGGAACTAGAAGAGATTGCCTCTAAGTCAAAAGTGGCTATCATGTGTGCTGAGGCAGTTTGGTGGCGTTGCCACCGCTCAATGGTGTCTGATTATTTAAAAGCAAAAGGATGGGAAGTACTGCATATTATGAATAAAAACAAAGTGCAACAACATACTTTTACCCAACCTGCAAGAGTGGAGGGAAACTCCGTGTTCTATTGTGATTAAGTAGTATCTAAGCGCATCCTAATCTTTATTAATATTGCAATTCTAAATTTTCAATATGGCGAATGAGTTTGTTTTGGATGCAAGAGGCATTACGAAGAGATATGGTAATTTTACTGCACTCAACAAGGTTGACATTCAAGTTCCTGCGGGTACAATTTTTGGATTAATGGGTCCGAATGGAGCAGGCAAAAGCACTTTTATCAGAATTGTAAATAGAATTTTGATGCCGGATGAAGGGCAGATTTTTATTCATAATCAGCCTCTTGCAGAGAAGCATGTGCTCAACATAGGGTATTTGCCTGAAGAGCGTGGTTTATATAAAAAAATGAAAGTGGGGGAGCAGTTACTGTATTTTGCACAATTGCGAGGTTTGCGACCGGAAGAAGCCAAACGTAAGGCTAAAGAAAAACTCAAAGATTTTGAAGCAAAAGACTGGTGGGATAAAAAAGTGGAAGATCTTTCAAAGGGCATGCAACAAAAGGTGCAATTTGTGTCCACCATACTCCATGAGCCGGATTTAATTATTCTGGATGAACCTTTTTCAGGTTTTGACCCGCTTAATGCTGATTTAATTAAGAATGAAATAATAAAATTGAAAAACAAAGGAGCGTCTGTAATCCTTTCTACACACAGAATGGAGTCAGTCGAGGAACTCTGTGAACACATTGTACTCATCAATCAATCAAAAGTTGTTTTGCAGGGAAAAACTATCGAAATCAAACAGCAGTATAGAGAGCATGTATTTACGGTTAATTTTCGTGGAGAATTACAAGCAAACAACAGTTTTGAAATGCTGGATTTGCAACAGGATGAAAGTGTAAATATTGCTACAATCAAAGCCCAATCCGGTGTGAGTAACAAAGAGTTAATTCAACAATTGGTGGCACAAGTAGAGTTAATGGAGTTTAAAGAGCAAATTCCAAGTATGAATCAAATATTCATTCGTTCAGTAAAAGAAACAATATGAGACAAGTATTTATCATTTTAAAAAAAGAATTTATTAGCAGGGTAAAGAAGAAGTCTTTCATTGTTTCAACGTTGTTATTACCTTTTATCATGCCTGCATTTTTATTGCTAATTGGCTATTTAAATTCGAAAGAAAAGAAAGATTCGCAACCTAAGCAGGTATTGGTATTAGACAAAAGCGAACACTTTGTTTTTACTAATTCTGAGGGATATAATTTCGAAAAGACTTATGAAGAGTTTGGAGCAGCCAAAGCTCATTTTGCTGCTTCCGATTATTTTGCCTTTCTCTATATCCCTCAAGAGGGTGCAGAATCCAAAACAGGAGTTACGCTGTTTTCAAAAACAAATTTGAGCCTAGTTGAATCCTCTGCTATCAAGGCTATTATTGAAGGTCAAGTTCGGGAGGGAAAAATTAAACAGTATCAAATTGATAGTGCTGTTTTAGCATTGCTTCAACCAAATGTCAAACTCAATGAAATCAAACTGACAGAAAAGGGTGATGAAAAATTATCTAGTTCTACGCTCTCTTTTGGGATTGGATATGCGCTTAGCATGTTGATTTATATGTTTGTATTGATTTATGGCTCACAAGTGATGCAGTCTGTAATTGAAGAGAAGGCTAGTAAAGTGATCGAAATTATTGTGTCTATTGTCAAACCTATACAATTGATGATGGGGAAGGTTTTTGGCATTGCTTCGGTTGGTCTTTTTCAGTTTATTCTTTGGGTGTTGTTATTTGTGGTCTTTTCAATGGCATTTATGTCCTATTTACCCCAAATAATGGATGCGCAGAATTTGGGGCAAGAACAATCATTGCAACAAGTGGACGTGTCCGGAATGGCGAATTCAACAGATTGGATGCAAGTGTTGTTTGAAGTGCCGTACATGAAAATTATGCTTTTGTTTCTGTTTTATTTTCTTTTTGGTTTTTTGCTTTATGGGGCAATGTTTGCTACTGTAGGTTCGGCAGTGGATACACCGCAAGAAGCACAACAATTTGTTCTGCCAATTACCATTCCCATGCTGATTTCAATCATTGGTTCTATGGGATTCATTCTTCAGAACCCAACCGGAGCGGTGAGTTTTTGGCTGTCTATCATACCTTTTACATCACCTATTTCGATGATGACACGCATTGCATTTGATGTTTCTTGGTGGGAATTGCTGTTGTCTATGGTTTTATTGGTACTGACGACCTTTTTTATGCTTTGGGCTGCCGGTAGAGTATTTAAAGTAGGCATTCTTTCACAGGGGGCTAAGGTGGGATATAAAACCTTGCTAAAGTGGTTTTTAAAAGGTTAATTACAGATTGTTTGCAAAGCGGTTAATACTTCTTTAACAGTGCATACAGGTTAAAATCGCCTTTTTGTAGTTGCGAAGTAATTTCATTTTCTAATCCGGCTCTGGAAACATCTTTCATTCTTTTCTCCGCGATTAATTTCCAAGCCCTTTCGGCAAGCAAGGTTGCCTGTTTTTCTTTTGTTTTTTGTGAAACAATATGTTTGTCAATGGCTATGGATAGTTGTTCTATACCAATGTTTTGTGTAGAAATGGTTTCGATGATAGGAGGATTCCAATCTGATGTTTTTCTGTGATTAAGAGAATTTTGAAGGAACACATGAAACTTGGCAGCACCTTCTCTATCAGCTTTATTCACTACAAAAATATCTGCAATTTCCATGATACCGGATTTAATGGCTTGAATATCATCACCGGCTTCGGGAACTAAGACAAGAACAGTTGTATCGGCTAAGCCCGCAATTTCTATTTCACTTTGCCCGACTCCCACTGTTTCTATAATAATCCTGTCAATATTGGCATTGCGCATTAAATCTGTGGCTTCGACAATCCGACTTGCCAATCCTCCCAATGCACCCCGCGATGCAAAAGAGCGGATAAAGATATTTTTGTTAGTAAATAAACCACTCATGCGCAACCTGTCTCCCAACAATGCGCCTAAATTGAAGGGTGATGAGGGGTCTATTGCCAAGATAGCGACTTTTAAATTCAATGTTTTAGCCCAGTATTCTGCTAAGCAGTTGATTAAAGAGCTTTTTCCGGCACCGGGTGGACCTGTAATTCCAATGACAGGAATGTGAGCATTGGGTTTTAGTTTTTCCAAAACCGTCTCAATTCCCTGATGTTCGTTTTCAATCGCAGTAAGAAGTTTGGCAAGCGCACGAATATTGCCGTTCTGCATGGATTGAAACAGGTTGTCAAAGTCTTGATTGTCCTTGCTCATTGCGTGGCAAAAATAGTCATAAAAGGAGCGGTTTGAAAGATAATGTAGGTGGCAATCTGAAATAATCCTTTAACATTATAAAAAATCTTTATTTTCGCTGCCTTTACTGAGTGAAAATAGATTATGCGAGGCTACAAATTTTATAATAACTTGTTTGGCGCAATTGCCGGACTTATTGCACTGATTACTTATCAGCTTACTATTGAACAGTCAGTTAGTTTGTGGGATTGCGGAGAGTTTATTGCTGCTTCATACAAACTGATGGTAGTTCACCCACCCGGAGCTCCTTTCTTCTTAATGTTAGGAAGGATATTCTCCATGTTTGCACCAAGTCCTGCCGATGTTGGTTATTGGGTTAACACCATGAGCACTATTGCATCAGCCATTGCGGTTTTATTTACTTTTTGGATTGTTACCTATTATGCAAAGAAACTCCTAACCCAAGATGGCTCTGAGTTGACAACAGAGAAGTTAGTCTTGATTTTTGGTGCCGGATTTGTTGGTTCACTCGCCATGACTTTCATGGATTCTTTTTGGTTCTCTGCGGTTGAAGCCGAAGTGTACGCTTTGTCATCTTGCTTTACTATGG
The sequence above is drawn from the Bacteroidia bacterium genome and encodes:
- the meaB gene encoding methylmalonyl Co-A mutase-associated GTPase MeaB, whose protein sequence is MSKDNQDFDNLFQSMQNGNIRALAKLLTAIENEHQGIETVLEKLKPNAHIPVIGITGPPGAGKSSLINCLAEYWAKTLNLKVAILAIDPSSPFNLGALLGDRLRMSGLFTNKNIFIRSFASRGALGGLASRIVEATDLMRNANIDRIIIETVGVGQSEIEIAGLADTTVLVLVPEAGDDIQAIKSGIMEIADIFVVNKADREGAAKFHVFLQNSLNHRKTSDWNPPIIETISTQNIGIEQLSIAIDKHIVSQKTKEKQATLLAERAWKLIAEKRMKDVSRAGLENEITSQLQKGDFNLYALLKKY